One part of the Thermodesulfobacterium commune DSM 2178 genome encodes these proteins:
- a CDS encoding sigma-54-dependent transcriptional regulator, which produces MRYKGRILVVDDEIDIREGLSIFFQKEGYQVDNAENKKEALEHFSKKEYDVVFLDLKLPDGNGLDLLKEFLEINYESQIIVISAYGNIETAVSAIKMGAFDFLEKPFSVYQAKVAVEKAIEKKKLLLENLYLKLSLKEKEEKINFVGEDPKIKQILEKAKIIASTDCTVLITGESGTGKGLLAKKIHEMDLVYKGPFVCVDCGAVVPTLFESELFGHAKGAFTGAQQAKIGKIEFAQGGVLFLDEIANIPLDLQAKLLKVVEEKEFSPVGSLKVIKANVRIIAATNKDLKEEVKKGTFREDLYYRLNVVNLHLPPLRERKGDILLLANYFLKYFCEKYKKPMKIFSPKVLSLFMDYHWPGNIRELKNLIERLVIFSTKEEITEKDLLLAEFEPLVKEKRTEELTKELVTSNGEEIVPVEEIEKQYIIKVLKQLNWNKSLAAKKLGIDRKTLTLKLKKWGYDKQLF; this is translated from the coding sequence ATGCGATATAAAGGAAGGATTTTAGTGGTAGACGATGAAATAGATATAAGAGAAGGATTGTCTATCTTTTTTCAAAAAGAAGGTTATCAGGTAGATAACGCTGAAAATAAGAAAGAAGCTCTGGAACATTTTTCTAAGAAAGAATACGATGTAGTTTTTTTGGACCTAAAACTTCCCGATGGAAATGGTTTGGACCTTTTAAAAGAGTTTTTAGAGATAAACTATGAAAGCCAGATTATCGTTATTTCTGCCTATGGTAACATAGAGACAGCTGTTTCTGCTATCAAGATGGGGGCTTTTGATTTTTTAGAAAAGCCCTTTTCAGTCTATCAGGCTAAGGTAGCGGTTGAAAAAGCTATAGAGAAAAAAAAGCTTCTCTTAGAAAACCTTTATCTTAAACTAAGCCTGAAAGAAAAAGAAGAAAAGATAAACTTTGTAGGAGAAGACCCAAAGATAAAACAAATTCTTGAAAAGGCTAAAATCATCGCTTCTACCGACTGCACCGTTCTTATTACTGGTGAGTCAGGTACAGGTAAAGGGCTTTTAGCCAAAAAAATTCACGAAATGGATTTAGTTTATAAGGGCCCTTTTGTATGCGTAGACTGCGGGGCGGTAGTGCCAACTCTTTTTGAAAGTGAGCTTTTTGGACATGCTAAAGGCGCTTTTACCGGAGCTCAGCAAGCTAAGATAGGAAAAATAGAGTTTGCTCAAGGTGGAGTGCTTTTTCTTGACGAAATAGCCAATATTCCTTTAGACCTTCAAGCCAAACTTCTAAAAGTGGTAGAGGAAAAGGAATTTTCTCCTGTAGGTAGTTTAAAGGTGATAAAAGCCAACGTAAGAATCATAGCCGCAACCAACAAAGACCTAAAAGAAGAGGTTAAAAAGGGAACTTTTAGAGAAGACCTTTACTATCGTTTAAACGTGGTAAACCTTCACTTGCCTCCTTTAAGGGAACGAAAAGGAGATATATTACTTTTGGCTAACTATTTCTTAAAATACTTTTGTGAAAAATATAAAAAGCCTATGAAAATTTTCTCTCCTAAAGTTTTATCGCTTTTTATGGATTATCACTGGCCAGGAAACATAAGGGAACTTAAAAACTTAATAGAAAGATTGGTTATTTTTTCTACCAAAGAGGAAATCACAGAAAAAGATTTGCTTTTAGCAGAATTTGAGCCTCTGGTTAAAGAAAAAAGGACAGAAGAATTAACAAAAGAATTGGTTACTTCAAATGGGGAAGAGATCGTTCCTGTAGAAGAGATAGAAAAGCAGTATATAATTAAAGTTCTTAAGCAGCTTAACTGGAACAAAAGTTTAGCCGCTAAAAAATTAGGGATAGACAGAAAAACCCTAACCCTTAAGCTTAAAAAATGGGGATATGATAAACAACTGTTTTAG
- the uvrC gene encoding excinuclease ABC subunit UvrC, with the protein MLKINLKEIPESPGVYLFKGEKGEVLYVGKAKNLKNRLFYYVKGPLLSPKIQRLVETAENLEYFLTQTEKEALLLEANFIKKYRPKYNVLLKDDKNYPLLRLGLQEEYPSLQIVRRRKKGDKALYFGPFTSTRGLREVLKLLSNIFPLRKCSLSEMKRRKTPCVYYQIKKCLAPCVKPISREEYQKLVNGVIEFFQGGGKKLAIKIREEIERLAENLEFERAAFLRDRLKDLENILEKQAVVLQEPVDLDFWLNQKTENKEYFIVLFIRHGYLYGFQTFDVKTPLEGSALKEVLLQFYLDGKIIPPEIYLPQEIEEIESLEEILTENAGYKIKLLIHPDSEEFVVLKQIAFKNLQEYILSEKRREKPWYAGLSEEVKKVLKLFKEPQRIEAIDLSQFYGEAKVGATVCFFEGEPDKSFYRRYNIKEAGRDDYSMLYEVLYRRLKRGLEEGTLPDLFLIDGGKGHLETALRVLEDLNITDLEVRAVAKNKKRQPEKVYIPGRKNPVFLPKYKEVFHFIGRVMEEAHRFAQTFAEKKKREQDLSGYLDKIKGIGPKRKEILLSNFKSLEDLRQAHLEKIAKLPGFNLKIAKTLKESLTQQSD; encoded by the coding sequence ATGCTAAAGATAAACCTGAAAGAAATCCCGGAATCTCCAGGGGTCTATCTTTTTAAAGGTGAAAAAGGAGAGGTCCTTTACGTAGGAAAAGCTAAAAACCTAAAAAACAGGTTATTTTACTACGTAAAAGGGCCTCTTCTTTCTCCTAAAATTCAACGGTTAGTAGAAACTGCCGAAAATTTAGAATATTTCCTTACTCAAACAGAAAAAGAAGCTCTTTTACTTGAAGCTAATTTTATCAAAAAATACCGCCCTAAATATAACGTCCTTTTAAAGGATGATAAAAATTATCCTCTTTTAAGGTTGGGTTTACAAGAAGAATATCCCTCTTTACAGATTGTTCGGAGGAGAAAAAAGGGAGATAAAGCCCTGTATTTTGGACCCTTTACCTCTACTCGTGGGCTAAGAGAGGTATTAAAGCTTCTTTCTAATATCTTTCCCCTAAGAAAATGCAGTCTCTCAGAAATGAAAAGGAGAAAAACTCCCTGTGTGTACTATCAAATCAAAAAATGTTTGGCTCCTTGTGTTAAACCTATTTCTAGGGAAGAATATCAAAAATTAGTAAACGGAGTGATAGAATTCTTTCAAGGGGGAGGGAAAAAGCTAGCTATAAAGATACGGGAAGAAATAGAAAGACTTGCCGAAAACTTAGAATTTGAAAGAGCAGCCTTTTTAAGAGATAGATTAAAAGACCTTGAAAACATTTTGGAAAAGCAAGCTGTTGTCTTGCAAGAACCTGTAGACTTAGACTTTTGGTTAAACCAAAAAACAGAAAACAAAGAATACTTTATCGTCCTTTTTATCAGACATGGTTATCTATATGGGTTTCAGACCTTTGATGTTAAAACCCCTCTTGAAGGTTCAGCCTTAAAAGAAGTTTTACTCCAGTTTTATCTTGACGGAAAGATTATCCCTCCAGAAATTTATCTCCCACAAGAAATAGAGGAAATAGAAAGCTTAGAAGAAATCTTAACAGAAAATGCAGGATATAAGATAAAACTGTTAATACATCCTGATTCAGAAGAATTTGTTGTCTTAAAGCAAATTGCCTTTAAAAATTTGCAGGAATATATCCTTTCAGAAAAAAGAAGAGAGAAACCATGGTATGCAGGCCTTTCAGAAGAAGTTAAAAAAGTTCTAAAGCTTTTTAAGGAACCTCAACGAATAGAAGCCATCGACCTTTCCCAATTTTACGGAGAAGCTAAAGTTGGGGCAACCGTATGTTTTTTTGAAGGAGAGCCAGATAAAAGTTTTTATCGAAGGTATAATATCAAAGAAGCCGGTAGAGATGACTATTCAATGCTTTATGAAGTTTTATACAGAAGATTAAAACGAGGGTTAGAAGAAGGGACTCTACCAGACCTATTTTTGATAGATGGAGGAAAAGGCCACTTAGAAACTGCTTTAAGGGTGCTCGAAGACCTTAACATAACAGACTTAGAAGTAAGAGCTGTAGCTAAAAACAAAAAGAGACAACCAGAAAAAGTTTATATCCCGGGGAGGAAAAATCCTGTGTTTTTACCTAAGTATAAAGAGGTTTTTCATTTTATCGGAAGGGTAATGGAAGAAGCCCACAGGTTTGCCCAAACCTTTGCTGAAAAGAAAAAACGAGAACAAGATTTATCAGGCTATTTAGATAAAATCAAAGGGATAGGACCTAAACGTAAAGAAATTCTCCTTTCGAATTTTAAAAGTTTAGAAGACTTAAGACAAGCTCATTTAGAAAAAATCGCCAAACTTCCTGGGTTTAACCTAAAAATAGCTAAAACCTTAAAAGAAAGCTTAACACAACAATCAGATTGA
- a CDS encoding sensor histidine kinase encodes MELTEATILFTKDSIEKIRHPTVVSECERVDFEFKHKVVYYNSRFLKEFIYLLKDDEIVFLEELFGPVFDTFGLTFFTFENNFYYLFNLPINPNYTIHVFIQEKDWFRFPYWINTERLASLGKMAGEISHELKNPLSGILLYASMLKEEIGEVPTYQTWIDRIINLTERCRNIINGLLAFGRPEEEKREWVDLNLSVKKVYELLSEYPMFKNVTFTFKLQKNLPKVYVSQKQIEQVFFNLFINAAQAMKGKGEIIVETSVKYDTVIIKVKDTGPGIPPEIMPFIFDPFFTTKEKGEATGLGLSICYGIIKNHGGRINVYNLKEGGACFEILFPLPTRETLREDAI; translated from the coding sequence ATGGAATTAACAGAGGCTACCATACTTTTTACCAAAGATAGTATCGAAAAAATTAGACATCCTACCGTTGTGTCTGAATGTGAGAGAGTAGATTTTGAGTTTAAGCACAAAGTAGTTTATTACAATTCAAGATTTCTAAAAGAATTTATCTATCTTCTTAAAGATGACGAAATAGTCTTTTTAGAAGAACTTTTTGGTCCGGTTTTTGACACGTTTGGGTTGACTTTTTTTACTTTTGAAAATAACTTTTATTACCTGTTCAACCTACCTATCAATCCTAACTATACGATACACGTGTTTATTCAGGAAAAAGACTGGTTTAGGTTTCCATACTGGATTAATACTGAGAGGCTTGCCAGTTTAGGAAAGATGGCAGGAGAGATTTCTCATGAGCTTAAGAATCCTTTAAGTGGTATTCTTTTGTATGCCAGTATGTTAAAAGAGGAAATAGGAGAGGTTCCTACTTATCAAACATGGATCGATAGGATTATTAATCTGACCGAACGATGTAGAAACATTATCAACGGACTTTTAGCTTTTGGTAGGCCAGAGGAAGAAAAGAGAGAATGGGTAGACTTAAACCTTAGTGTTAAAAAAGTGTATGAACTACTTTCTGAGTATCCTATGTTTAAAAACGTAACTTTTACGTTTAAACTACAAAAAAACCTACCTAAGGTATATGTTAGTCAAAAGCAGATAGAACAGGTGTTTTTTAATCTTTTTATCAACGCAGCCCAGGCGATGAAAGGAAAGGGAGAAATTATTGTAGAAACCTCTGTCAAATATGATACGGTTATCATAAAGGTAAAAGACACCGGTCCAGGTATACCTCCAGAAATTATGCCTTTTATTTTTGATCCCTTTTTTACTACTAAAGAAAAAGGTGAGGCTACAGGTCTAGGCCTTTCTATTTGTTATGGTATCATTAAAAATCATGGAGGTAGGATCAATGTTTATAACCTGAAAGAAGGAGGGGCTTGTTTTGAGATCCTTTTTCCCTTACCAACCAGGGAGACCTTGAGAGAAGATGCGATATAA
- a CDS encoding sulfide-dependent adenosine diphosphate thiazole synthase produces MELEIQRAIVKYGMEDLYEYSEVDTLIVGAGPSGLTCAKYLAEKGYKVAVYEKRLSFGGGIGGGGNMIPKIVVQEEVLPIVEDFKIKYQKADKGLYVVDPPELIAKLATGALDAGAKFFLGVYVEDVIVRDNPPKVCGVLWKWTAIEMAGLHVDPLFTSSKALVDASGHGAEIVQIAAEKNPDLNIFIKGERSNWSEVSERLVVEHTGKVAEGLYVTGIAVCEIFGLPRMGPIFGGMLMSGKKIAEVIAADLSKKT; encoded by the coding sequence ATGGAGCTTGAGATTCAGAGAGCTATTGTAAAGTATGGAATGGAGGACCTTTACGAGTACAGTGAGGTAGACACACTAATAGTAGGAGCAGGGCCTTCAGGTCTTACTTGTGCTAAATATTTAGCTGAAAAGGGCTACAAGGTAGCGGTTTATGAAAAAAGGTTGTCTTTTGGTGGTGGGATTGGTGGTGGAGGTAACATGATACCTAAGATTGTGGTTCAGGAAGAAGTATTACCTATAGTAGAAGATTTTAAAATAAAGTATCAAAAGGCAGATAAAGGATTATATGTAGTTGATCCTCCAGAACTTATAGCTAAACTGGCTACAGGAGCTTTAGATGCAGGCGCCAAATTTTTTCTTGGGGTTTATGTAGAAGATGTAATCGTTAGAGATAATCCACCTAAGGTTTGTGGGGTTTTATGGAAATGGACTGCTATAGAGATGGCAGGATTGCATGTAGACCCACTTTTTACTTCTTCAAAAGCTTTGGTTGACGCCTCTGGTCATGGGGCAGAAATAGTCCAGATCGCTGCTGAGAAAAATCCAGATTTAAACATTTTTATCAAAGGAGAAAGGTCAAACTGGAGCGAAGTCTCTGAAAGATTGGTGGTAGAACATACAGGTAAGGTGGCAGAGGGTCTATATGTTACAGGGATTGCTGTTTGTGAAATTTTTGGTTTACCAAGGATGGGACCGATTTTTGGCGGTATGCTTATGAGTGGTAAAAAAATTGCAGAGGTTATAGCAGCTGACCTCTCTAAAAAAACATAA
- the pabB gene encoding aminodeoxychorismate synthase component I has protein sequence MRFIWVKADKIPYQVLSFENPIEVIKLDDPSALSLFFENLQNFIKKGFYACGFLCYETGYLLEKRLNKFFKKPNLPLGYFGIYPPPQKFFINPLELAKTENFLSIENLSFSISKETYQEDIKKIKDYIASGDVYQVNYTFKVKFCLKGHPSDLFFQLLFSQRCKYSFYLEEENFSIASLSPELFLKKEGYFLSTSPMKGTIKRAPVFVLDQKRKRELFLDEKNRAENVMIVDLLRNDLGRVCVPGEVWVTQLFNIETYPTLHQMTSSVKGKLFTENLFEIFKALFPCGSVTGAPKIRAMEIIAEVEKEPRGVYTGAIGYIDPNHNFLFNVGIRTLVFTKKDLESYLGEAGIGSGVVWDSKSDEEYEECLLKAKFFLNPLPYFQLIETFWFKPNTLNPLLKLHYQRLMFSAKYFRFNLPKVLQNFSSFQSFIETQIPDQKKYKVRLLLYPEGKVEISLLPYEGWKKGLKIAFMKRDFDLSNLFYHKTTVRSPLEKALQKVKQLGFDEVVFFDENGKILEGSFSNFFVKKEGKLYTPPLKLKLLDGVLRKFLVKKKIALEQEISLETLKNFSEIYVGNSVRGLGKVEDWFILK, from the coding sequence ATGAGATTTATTTGGGTTAAAGCAGATAAAATTCCCTATCAGGTTTTATCTTTTGAAAACCCTATAGAAGTCATTAAATTAGATGATCCCTCTGCTCTATCTCTTTTTTTCGAAAACCTCCAAAATTTTATAAAAAAAGGTTTTTATGCCTGTGGTTTCTTATGTTATGAAACAGGATACTTATTAGAAAAAAGACTTAACAAGTTTTTCAAAAAACCTAACTTGCCACTTGGTTATTTTGGAATCTACCCTCCTCCACAAAAATTTTTTATTAATCCCCTTGAATTAGCTAAAACAGAAAATTTTCTGTCGATCGAAAATCTTAGTTTTTCTATATCTAAAGAAACCTACCAGGAGGACATAAAAAAAATAAAAGACTATATAGCTTCTGGGGATGTTTATCAGGTTAACTATACTTTTAAGGTCAAGTTTTGTTTAAAAGGACATCCATCAGACTTATTTTTTCAGCTCCTCTTTTCTCAGCGCTGTAAGTACAGTTTTTATTTAGAAGAAGAAAATTTCTCGATAGCCTCTTTATCTCCAGAACTTTTTCTCAAAAAAGAGGGATATTTTTTATCAACCTCTCCGATGAAAGGAACGATTAAAAGAGCTCCGGTTTTCGTTTTAGACCAAAAGAGAAAAAGAGAACTTTTTTTGGATGAAAAAAATCGGGCAGAAAACGTAATGATAGTAGACCTTTTAAGAAATGATTTAGGAAGGGTTTGTGTACCAGGGGAGGTTTGGGTAACCCAGCTTTTTAACATAGAAACCTACCCTACCCTTCATCAGATGACCTCTTCTGTAAAGGGAAAACTTTTCACCGAAAATTTGTTTGAAATTTTCAAAGCGCTTTTCCCCTGCGGTTCAGTTACCGGAGCACCTAAGATAAGGGCGATGGAAATTATCGCTGAGGTTGAAAAAGAACCCAGAGGAGTTTACACAGGAGCGATAGGGTATATAGACCCAAACCATAATTTTCTATTTAACGTGGGGATAAGAACCTTGGTATTCACTAAAAAAGATTTAGAAAGTTATCTTGGAGAAGCAGGTATTGGAAGTGGAGTGGTTTGGGATAGCAAATCTGATGAAGAATATGAGGAGTGTTTGCTCAAAGCTAAATTCTTTTTAAATCCCTTGCCTTATTTTCAACTGATAGAAACCTTCTGGTTTAAGCCTAATACCCTTAATCCTCTCCTAAAACTCCACTATCAAAGGTTGATGTTTTCTGCCAAATATTTCAGGTTTAACCTGCCCAAGGTTTTACAGAATTTTTCCAGTTTCCAAAGCTTCATCGAAACTCAAATACCTGACCAAAAAAAATATAAAGTAAGGCTCCTTCTTTATCCTGAAGGGAAGGTAGAGATATCTCTTCTTCCTTATGAGGGTTGGAAAAAAGGACTAAAAATAGCCTTTATGAAGCGAGATTTTGATTTATCTAATCTTTTCTATCACAAAACTACCGTAAGATCTCCCTTAGAAAAAGCCCTGCAAAAAGTAAAACAGTTAGGATTCGATGAAGTAGTGTTTTTTGATGAAAACGGTAAAATTCTCGAAGGATCTTTTTCTAACTTTTTCGTCAAAAAAGAGGGGAAACTCTATACTCCACCTTTAAAATTAAAACTTCTTGATGGAGTTCTGAGAAAATTTTTGGTTAAAAAGAAAATAGCCTTAGAACAAGAAATCTCTCTTGAAACCCTAAAAAACTTTTCAGAAATTTATGTGGGCAATTCAGTCCGTGGACTTGGTAAAGTAGAAGATTGGTTTATACTAAAGTAA
- a CDS encoding UDP-N-acetylmuramate--L-alanine ligase, which yields MKVYFIGIGGIGMCGVAGLLKQSGYEVFGSEKGEIYPPASDILKNLGIKVLPFDPENIVKIKPDCVIVGNSVKANHPELLKAQKLNLPLYSFPQFLEKNWFNGKKVLVCAGTHGKSTTTALLSYLMKRGGYSPSFLVGGVLRDEEKNFGYGEGEWMVIEGDEYPSASFDRVPKFFHYKPYAVILTSLEYDHADVYSNLEALKKVFIDMIELLPEDGLLVYNGDDINLNEVVSKANLKAKAVSYGKGEANDFRLLKVDSFLDNQGFMSIFEFSQAYKKEAFQVSLVGEYNVLNTLGVIALLKGLDLFNEDIEEGLKTFPGIKRRQEIIYRDKDLVVVDDFAHHPTAVRLTVGELKKAIKPELTVIFFEPRTNSSKRKIFQQDYVESLSIADVVYLKTPAGIETVPPEDRIDLDRMVEEIKLKNKRAFKLTEEFFSHPRFEWLNHPGKKLVIFMSSAYMGREIKSLLTQLS from the coding sequence ATGAAGGTGTATTTTATAGGAATTGGTGGTATAGGGATGTGTGGAGTAGCTGGACTTTTAAAACAGTCTGGGTATGAAGTTTTTGGTTCAGAAAAAGGAGAAATTTATCCTCCTGCTTCAGACATTTTAAAAAATTTAGGAATAAAGGTTCTACCTTTTGATCCAGAAAACATAGTTAAAATAAAACCTGACTGTGTGATCGTAGGAAATTCGGTAAAGGCTAACCATCCAGAGCTTTTGAAAGCCCAGAAGTTAAACCTTCCGTTGTACTCTTTCCCTCAATTTCTCGAAAAGAATTGGTTTAATGGGAAAAAAGTATTGGTGTGTGCAGGAACCCATGGGAAATCAACCACCACCGCGCTTCTAAGTTATTTAATGAAAAGAGGTGGCTATTCTCCTTCTTTTTTGGTAGGAGGGGTGTTGAGGGATGAAGAGAAAAATTTCGGTTATGGTGAAGGGGAATGGATGGTGATAGAAGGAGATGAATATCCCTCTGCCTCTTTTGATAGAGTGCCTAAGTTTTTTCATTATAAGCCCTATGCAGTTATTTTGACAAGCTTAGAATATGACCATGCAGACGTATATTCTAATCTGGAGGCTTTAAAAAAGGTTTTTATAGATATGATAGAGCTTTTACCTGAAGATGGTTTGTTGGTGTATAACGGGGATGATATAAACCTTAATGAGGTTGTTAGCAAAGCAAACCTTAAAGCTAAAGCCGTCAGTTATGGGAAAGGAGAGGCAAATGATTTTAGGTTGCTTAAAGTTGATAGTTTTTTAGATAATCAAGGGTTTATGTCTATTTTTGAGTTTAGTCAGGCTTATAAAAAAGAGGCTTTTCAAGTAAGCTTGGTAGGAGAATATAACGTGTTAAACACCTTAGGGGTGATAGCCTTGCTAAAAGGGTTAGACCTTTTTAACGAGGACATAGAAGAGGGATTAAAAACCTTCCCAGGGATAAAAAGAAGACAAGAGATAATCTATAGGGATAAAGACCTTGTGGTAGTAGATGATTTTGCTCATCATCCTACAGCTGTAAGATTAACTGTAGGTGAGCTTAAAAAAGCGATAAAGCCTGAGCTTACTGTAATATTTTTTGAACCCAGGACCAACTCAAGTAAGCGCAAAATTTTTCAACAGGACTATGTAGAAAGTTTAAGTATAGCAGATGTAGTTTACCTTAAAACACCTGCAGGTATAGAAACCGTTCCTCCAGAGGATAGAATAGACCTTGATAGGATGGTAGAAGAGATTAAACTTAAAAATAAAAGGGCTTTTAAGCTTACTGAGGAGTTTTTCTCCCACCCACGGTTTGAATGGCTAAACCATCCTGGAAAAAAGTTGGTAATATTCATGTCAAGTGCTTACATGGGAAGGGAAATAAAAAGTTTGTTAACCCAACTCTCTTGA
- a CDS encoding 3-isopropylmalate dehydrogenase, with translation MSKKSGTCKRKKQASQEVQEVQEVKKVYKIAVIPGDGTGPEVIREGIKVLEAAGRRFNIKFNWTFFDWGGERYLKTGETIPEGGIEELKKHDAIYLGAIGHPEVKPGILEKEILLRIRFELDQYINLRPVKLYPGVWTPIKDKGPEDIDFVVIRENTEGLYAGGGGFLRKGTPYEVAIQESINTRYGVERCIRFAFEYCRKRNKKKKVTLVGKTNVLTYAFDLWYRVFQEVGQEYPDIEKDYAHVDATCMWFVKNPEWFDVIVTDNMFGDIITDLGAMIQGGMGIAAGGNINPNGVSMFEPIGGSAPKYTGKNVINPLAAICAGMMMLEHLGEEEAAKAIENAVIKVCRDHLKSMAAGQMGYSTTEVGDLVAKYTEEGVEL, from the coding sequence ATGTCTAAAAAAAGCGGAACTTGTAAAAGGAAAAAACAAGCTTCTCAAGAAGTACAAGAAGTACAAGAAGTAAAAAAGGTTTACAAAATAGCCGTCATTCCTGGAGATGGAACAGGCCCTGAGGTCATAAGAGAGGGTATAAAAGTTTTAGAAGCTGCAGGCAGGAGGTTTAACATAAAATTTAATTGGACCTTCTTTGACTGGGGAGGGGAAAGATATCTTAAAACCGGAGAAACTATACCGGAAGGTGGGATTGAAGAGCTTAAAAAACATGATGCTATTTACTTAGGAGCAATAGGTCATCCTGAGGTGAAACCTGGAATTCTTGAGAAAGAGATTTTATTAAGGATCAGGTTTGAGCTTGACCAGTATATCAACCTTAGACCGGTAAAACTTTATCCAGGAGTTTGGACTCCTATAAAAGACAAAGGTCCAGAGGACATAGATTTTGTAGTAATTAGAGAAAATACAGAGGGACTTTATGCAGGAGGAGGTGGCTTTTTAAGAAAAGGTACTCCCTATGAAGTGGCTATACAGGAATCTATAAACACCAGATATGGGGTAGAAAGGTGCATCAGGTTTGCCTTTGAATATTGTAGAAAAAGGAACAAAAAGAAAAAGGTTACTTTGGTGGGAAAAACCAATGTTTTAACCTATGCCTTTGACCTGTGGTATAGAGTATTCCAAGAGGTAGGACAGGAATATCCTGACATAGAAAAAGACTATGCCCATGTAGATGCCACCTGTATGTGGTTTGTAAAAAATCCTGAATGGTTTGACGTAATCGTTACAGATAACATGTTTGGTGATATCATTACCGACCTTGGAGCTATGATACAAGGTGGTATGGGTATTGCTGCTGGAGGAAACATCAACCCAAACGGAGTTTCTATGTTCGAGCCCATCGGTGGTTCTGCCCCTAAATATACAGGAAAAAACGTAATTAACCCCTTGGCTGCCATTTGTGCAGGTATGATGATGTTAGAACACCTTGGAGAAGAAGAAGCGGCCAAAGCCATAGAAAATGCAGTTATTAAGGTGTGTAGGGACCATTTAAAAAGTATGGCTGCTGGACAGATGGGTTATTCTACTACTGAGGTTGGAGATTTAGTGGCTAAGTATACCGAAGAAGGAGTAGAACTTTAA